One genomic window of Bremerella sp. JC817 includes the following:
- a CDS encoding NAD-dependent deacylase has product MTSGIQLAALWLRKAKSAVVFTGAGISTESGIPDFRSPGGVWTKYRTVYFDEFCQSAEARHEYWTQKAESHKQFAAADPNIGHQIIAKWEEQGTIRGVITQNIDGLHQIAGSRDVLELHGTAREVGCLDCQARFPVDPFVDQFLETNEVPPCPDCGGRLKHATVSFGQSLPELVLHRAHRWCLEADVILTIGSSLVVYPAAGLPEAGKQNGAKLIVVNRDETGLDSIADMTIPGSCGEALAAMDAAL; this is encoded by the coding sequence ATGACTTCTGGAATTCAGCTCGCAGCACTATGGCTTCGCAAGGCGAAATCGGCGGTTGTCTTCACTGGCGCCGGGATCAGCACCGAAAGCGGCATCCCCGATTTCCGATCGCCAGGGGGCGTGTGGACGAAGTACCGCACGGTCTATTTCGACGAGTTCTGCCAGTCCGCCGAGGCCCGGCACGAGTACTGGACGCAGAAGGCCGAGTCCCACAAGCAATTCGCCGCGGCCGATCCCAACATCGGCCATCAAATCATCGCGAAGTGGGAAGAGCAGGGGACCATTCGAGGCGTCATCACCCAGAACATCGACGGGCTTCATCAGATTGCCGGAAGCCGCGACGTGCTAGAACTGCATGGAACCGCGCGGGAGGTTGGCTGCCTCGATTGCCAGGCTCGCTTCCCGGTCGATCCGTTCGTGGATCAGTTCTTGGAAACGAACGAGGTTCCGCCTTGTCCTGATTGCGGAGGGCGGCTGAAGCATGCGACCGTTTCGTTTGGGCAGTCGTTGCCCGAGCTTGTTTTGCATCGGGCGCATCGCTGGTGCCTGGAAGCTGATGTCATCCTGACGATTGGCTCGTCGCTGGTTGTCTATCCAGCGGCAGGCTTGCCGGAAGCAGGCAAGCAAAACGGAGCCAAGCTGATCGTCGTCAATCGCGACGAGACCGGCCTGGATTCGATTGCCGATATGACCATCCCGGGCAGTTGCGGCGAAGCCCTCGCCGCGATGGATGCTGCTCTTTAG
- a CDS encoding sugar phosphate isomerase/epimerase encodes MFVSASTECFPDLPLRDCMEKLVDLEFSAVDMTLDENSHHLRPSDVVNNLQHAIDICHDTQRLVISNFRLLSNAQGNDRYHEYEAICKLAKAVKVSSITIPSGEFGTPFNEEVEHLREMVAISATEGIVTSMHTHVGCLSQDCDTIQVLCDNVKGLGITLDPSHFICREDGPKSYDKVLKYVRHAYLRDTRKDAMHVRVGQGEVEYGRLIQQFEQIGYNRALTVHMPPLPDTDQMAEMRKIRLLLESLL; translated from the coding sequence GTGTTCGTTTCCGCTTCGACCGAGTGTTTTCCCGACTTACCCTTGCGTGATTGCATGGAAAAGCTGGTCGACTTGGAGTTTAGCGCCGTCGATATGACGCTGGACGAGAATTCACACCACCTGCGTCCATCCGACGTGGTAAACAACCTGCAACATGCGATCGACATTTGTCACGATACGCAGCGGTTGGTGATCTCGAACTTCCGTCTGCTGTCCAACGCCCAAGGTAACGACCGCTATCACGAATACGAAGCGATCTGCAAGCTTGCCAAGGCGGTGAAGGTTTCGTCCATCACCATCCCCAGCGGCGAGTTCGGCACCCCCTTCAACGAAGAAGTCGAACACCTGCGCGAGATGGTCGCCATTTCGGCAACGGAAGGCATTGTCACCAGCATGCACACGCATGTCGGCTGCCTCTCACAAGACTGCGACACGATCCAGGTCCTTTGCGACAACGTCAAAGGCCTGGGCATCACGCTCGACCCAAGTCACTTCATCTGCCGTGAAGATGGACCAAAGAGCTACGACAAAGTGTTGAAGTACGTTCGGCACGCCTATCTTCGCGACACGCGAAAAGACGCGATGCACGTCCGTGTTGGTCAGGGCGAAGTCGAATATGGCCGCCTGATCCAGCAGTTCGAGCAGATCGGCTACAACCGCGCTCTGACGGTGCACATGCCACCTCTGCCCGATACCGACCAGATGGCCGAAATGCGAAAGATCCGCCTGCTGCTGGAAAGCTTGCTCTAA
- the sppA gene encoding signal peptide peptidase SppA produces MAQSDPSDIVQPISQQSPTAPQPIVIQNYPSSSLGWRILAAMGWMGVFLCIPIILGQAISSASYYDTTEGVSEKYVSGSKSADDKIAIINVKGVIMEGEGYIRKQIDLVKEDKDVKAVVVRVDSPGGTVTGSDYILHHLKELKKERDIPLVVSMGSMATSGGYYVAMAVENEKDAIFAEPTTTTGSIGVIIPHYNISGLMKEYNVEDDSIMSHPRKQMLTMTREMPEEHREILQEYVNQAFGRFKDIVKEGRPDFAANPEKLDVLATGEIFTANQALDNGLVDKIGFVEEAVARAAELASIDPKTSRVVTYEQPTALFDLGLAQGKAMNWDKMLELSAPKAYYISSYLPPVMSSFPFGSR; encoded by the coding sequence ATGGCCCAATCGGACCCCTCGGACATCGTACAACCGATCTCCCAACAATCTCCTACGGCTCCTCAGCCAATCGTCATTCAGAACTATCCATCCAGCAGTCTCGGCTGGCGGATTCTGGCTGCCATGGGCTGGATGGGCGTTTTCCTGTGCATTCCGATCATCCTGGGGCAGGCCATCAGTTCGGCTAGTTACTACGACACCACCGAGGGCGTTTCCGAGAAGTATGTCTCAGGCAGCAAGTCTGCGGACGACAAGATCGCGATCATCAACGTCAAAGGGGTGATCATGGAAGGGGAGGGCTACATCCGGAAGCAGATCGACCTGGTAAAGGAAGACAAGGACGTGAAAGCGGTTGTCGTCCGGGTCGATTCCCCCGGCGGGACGGTCACCGGATCGGACTACATCCTTCACCACCTGAAGGAGCTGAAGAAAGAACGCGACATTCCGCTGGTGGTCAGCATGGGATCGATGGCAACTTCGGGTGGCTACTACGTTGCCATGGCGGTCGAAAACGAAAAGGATGCGATCTTTGCCGAACCGACCACCACCACGGGATCGATCGGTGTGATCATTCCTCACTACAACATCTCGGGCCTGATGAAAGAGTACAACGTCGAAGACGACTCGATTATGAGCCATCCTCGCAAGCAGATGCTGACCATGACTCGTGAGATGCCGGAAGAACATCGCGAGATCTTGCAGGAATACGTCAATCAGGCATTCGGCCGCTTCAAAGACATCGTCAAAGAAGGGCGTCCAGACTTCGCTGCGAATCCTGAAAAGCTTGACGTCCTGGCCACCGGCGAGATCTTTACCGCCAACCAGGCTCTCGACAATGGATTGGTCGACAAGATTGGTTTCGTCGAAGAAGCGGTCGCCCGAGCTGCCGAGTTGGCCAGTATCGATCCGAAGACCTCGCGCGTCGTCACCTACGAGCAACCAACCGCGTTGTTCGATCTGGGCCTGGCCCAAGGCAAAGCGATGAACTGGGACAAGATGCTGGAACTGTCGGCTCCCAAGGCCTACTACATTTCCAGCTACCTGCCACCAGTGATGAGCTCGTTCCCGTTCGGCTCGCGTTAG
- a CDS encoding DASS family sodium-coupled anion symporter, which produces MTEAESSQPTLAARVGLWLGPGLAIVLWVCGYYGYHLDPEQPQLNEMAGAFVWMGVWWLTEAIPLAATSLLPLALFPMLGLQSVKQVAAAYGDHNIFLFLGGFLIALAIEQSGLHRRLALSIVYVMGDNPGRILLGFMVATGLMSMWISNTATALLMLPIAGSILNVADSRLGNEKARRNMGIGLMLGIAYSASIGGVATLVGTPPNIAFASYYRENFPDSPEVSFLAWMVMALPFSVVFMLITWGVLGYLLFPVRGTDSLGGRDLMAEELRKLGKMNSAEWRAGLIFLATALLWILREPIDGWGWGMFFVDEKGNTLVSDATTAMAMAVLCFIVPKGKPGLGPLLTWDASVKVPWGVLLLFGGGTALARAVNSSHFDLFLGSHMASVMSNMSESMMVIVTATGMVWLTEFTSNLASVQTFNPVLGSASKELGVPPLLLLVPATLAASCAFMMPVATPPNAIVYGSGRVPIGSMIRAGVVLNILSIILVSITVLVLGRILI; this is translated from the coding sequence TTGACGGAAGCAGAATCTTCGCAGCCAACCCTGGCCGCCAGGGTCGGGCTATGGCTTGGTCCTGGCTTGGCCATCGTGCTATGGGTATGTGGTTACTACGGTTACCATTTAGATCCCGAGCAGCCGCAGCTGAACGAGATGGCGGGGGCCTTCGTATGGATGGGCGTTTGGTGGCTAACGGAAGCGATTCCGCTGGCGGCAACGTCTCTCTTGCCATTGGCCTTGTTTCCCATGCTGGGGCTGCAGTCGGTGAAGCAAGTGGCCGCGGCGTATGGCGACCACAACATCTTTTTATTCCTCGGTGGGTTCTTGATCGCGCTGGCGATTGAACAATCCGGTCTGCATCGACGTTTGGCGCTATCCATCGTCTACGTGATGGGAGACAACCCAGGCCGAATCTTGCTGGGGTTCATGGTGGCGACCGGACTGATGTCGATGTGGATCTCGAACACCGCGACGGCGCTATTGATGTTGCCAATCGCAGGCAGCATCTTGAATGTCGCCGATAGTCGATTAGGTAATGAAAAGGCCCGCCGAAATATGGGAATCGGTCTGATGCTGGGGATCGCCTACTCGGCCAGCATCGGTGGCGTCGCAACCTTGGTGGGAACACCACCAAATATCGCGTTCGCGTCGTACTATCGCGAGAACTTTCCTGACTCGCCGGAAGTCTCGTTCCTGGCGTGGATGGTGATGGCCCTCCCCTTCTCCGTGGTCTTCATGTTGATCACGTGGGGCGTGCTGGGTTATCTGCTGTTCCCGGTTCGAGGTACCGATTCACTGGGTGGTCGCGATCTTATGGCGGAAGAGCTTCGCAAGCTTGGCAAGATGAACTCGGCCGAGTGGCGTGCGGGGCTTATCTTCCTTGCGACCGCGCTCTTATGGATCCTGCGTGAACCGATCGATGGCTGGGGCTGGGGGATGTTCTTTGTCGACGAAAAAGGGAACACGCTCGTCAGCGACGCGACCACGGCGATGGCAATGGCCGTTCTCTGCTTCATTGTTCCCAAAGGCAAACCAGGCCTCGGACCGCTTTTAACCTGGGATGCCAGTGTGAAAGTTCCTTGGGGTGTGCTGCTGCTGTTTGGTGGTGGTACCGCCTTGGCCCGAGCGGTCAACAGCTCGCATTTCGATTTGTTCCTCGGATCGCATATGGCCAGCGTCATGAGCAACATGTCGGAGTCGATGATGGTCATCGTCACCGCGACCGGTATGGTTTGGCTGACCGAGTTCACGTCGAACCTGGCCAGCGTGCAGACCTTCAACCCGGTGCTGGGAAGTGCCTCGAAAGAATTGGGGGTCCCTCCCCTGCTCTTGCTGGTTCCGGCTACGTTGGCAGCAAGTTGTGCGTTCATGATGCCGGTGGCGACGCCTCCTAACGCCATTGTGTATGGCTCCGGCCGGGTACCGATCGGAAGTATGATCCGCGCAGGAGTCGTGCTGAATATCCTCTCGATCATCCTGGTCTCGATCACCGTGCTGGTGCTTGGGCGGATCTTGATTTGA
- a CDS encoding tetratricopeptide repeat protein — MRYAPLIFLLGLALLPAEAFAQRRPQQPEKEEPLALPADPRLVELHREFVTKAEKLGDEYARKKDWEKARIVFGEVLKLVPNYRPAVEKLKVINGELSNANKKIVTVEAKDSWVDTGIDLTEGSPIAFRAEGEWMLVHIGDANGLEIPREMRDYKLGSLIGVIAQSTTPDKDTVPFTIGAQRQMNAPRSGRLLLKMHDINNEDNRGQMRVEISGNF, encoded by the coding sequence ATGCGATATGCCCCCCTCATATTCTTGCTTGGCCTGGCCTTGCTACCGGCTGAAGCATTTGCCCAGCGCCGACCTCAACAGCCGGAAAAAGAAGAACCGCTCGCGCTGCCTGCCGATCCGCGCCTGGTGGAACTACATCGCGAGTTCGTCACGAAGGCTGAGAAGCTGGGAGACGAGTATGCTCGCAAAAAGGATTGGGAAAAGGCTCGTATCGTTTTCGGTGAAGTGCTGAAGCTGGTTCCCAACTATCGACCGGCCGTCGAAAAGTTGAAGGTCATCAACGGCGAACTATCGAACGCCAACAAAAAGATCGTCACCGTCGAGGCCAAAGACAGCTGGGTTGATACCGGGATCGATCTGACCGAAGGAAGCCCGATCGCATTTCGTGCGGAAGGGGAATGGATGCTGGTCCACATTGGCGATGCCAACGGGCTGGAAATCCCTCGCGAAATGCGCGACTACAAGCTTGGTTCGTTGATAGGTGTCATTGCTCAGTCGACGACCCCGGACAAGGACACCGTGCCGTTCACGATTGGCGCCCAGCGTCAGATGAACGCACCTCGTTCTGGTCGCTTGTTGCTGAAGATGCACGACATCAACAATGAAGATAATCGTGGTCAGATGCGCGTCGAAATCTCCGGCAACTTCTAG
- a CDS encoding potassium transporter TrkG, whose translation MNYRLVCRLLSIVCLIIGVTMVFSLPWAWPAIGHRTDENFQQFETHGFLGLVYSILLSIICWAILWRIGRKAKGELYRREAMAIVGLSWIVATVLGALPYVLSGSSNKIAVRLFEHQDHAPQVYGDEVSPLTTAEYAVVKPLVRAGAKGLSREALKEQYQATYAVITKGEVPKQNYGEVFEELRELPHWRSALIAPGEDPHAPLDRSEHYRIRPVPMNIADAIFESQSGFSTTGATVIADLEDPISLPHCVLFWRSSTHFLGGLGIIVLFVVILGQGSAGKALMRNEIPGPSKEGSHSRMQHTAWTFAGLYCGLNLVLTILLWILGMNVFDAICHAFGTLATGGFSTYNSSLGHFYQVDPVSGAWIEYVVILFMTVAGTNFTLLFFLMIGQAHRLVADIEWRYYMGIIVGVTIIVMAFGMVYDDFIVDPETSAVSEFFFALRYGLFQVVSIITTTGYGTHDFDQWNSFGRGVLFLLMFVGGCAGSTGGGVKVIRHILFHKILFLQLEKSYHPSVVRPLRLGGKPVDDPDLQNNILIYFSLILVLFVFGWMAVVTLEPDLTWGTTEEHIEHKLIDSATAVAATLNNVGPGLGIIGATQNYANFTWWTKLLFTALMMIGRLEIFAVLVLFMPRFWRSR comes from the coding sequence ATGAACTATCGCCTGGTGTGCCGACTTCTTTCGATCGTCTGCCTGATCATTGGCGTGACGATGGTCTTCAGTCTCCCTTGGGCCTGGCCTGCGATCGGGCACCGCACCGACGAGAACTTCCAGCAGTTTGAAACGCATGGATTTCTGGGACTCGTTTATTCGATCCTCTTGAGCATTATTTGTTGGGCCATTCTTTGGCGAATCGGTCGCAAGGCGAAGGGGGAACTTTATCGCCGCGAAGCGATGGCGATCGTGGGGTTAAGCTGGATCGTCGCGACCGTACTGGGGGCCCTGCCTTACGTACTGAGTGGTTCCAGCAATAAGATCGCCGTTCGGCTCTTTGAACATCAAGACCACGCGCCGCAAGTCTATGGAGATGAAGTCAGTCCGTTAACGACGGCCGAGTACGCCGTGGTGAAGCCGCTGGTTCGTGCCGGGGCGAAAGGTCTATCGCGCGAGGCGTTAAAGGAGCAGTACCAGGCCACCTACGCCGTGATCACCAAGGGGGAAGTACCGAAGCAAAACTATGGCGAAGTCTTCGAGGAACTGCGCGAGCTGCCCCATTGGCGAAGCGCCCTGATCGCACCGGGCGAAGATCCGCATGCTCCGCTTGACCGTTCCGAGCACTATCGCATTCGACCGGTGCCGATGAATATCGCCGACGCGATCTTCGAATCGCAATCCGGCTTCAGCACGACTGGGGCCACTGTGATTGCCGACCTGGAAGATCCGATCTCGTTGCCACACTGTGTTTTGTTCTGGCGAAGTAGTACGCACTTCCTTGGTGGCTTAGGCATTATCGTGCTGTTTGTGGTGATCCTGGGACAAGGCTCGGCTGGTAAAGCGCTGATGCGCAACGAAATCCCTGGGCCGAGCAAAGAAGGTTCGCACTCGCGCATGCAGCACACGGCGTGGACCTTCGCCGGTTTGTACTGCGGTTTGAACCTGGTACTGACGATCTTGCTGTGGATCTTGGGAATGAACGTCTTCGACGCCATCTGTCACGCGTTCGGTACGTTGGCCACCGGAGGCTTCAGCACGTATAACTCAAGCCTGGGGCATTTTTATCAGGTCGATCCGGTTAGTGGTGCCTGGATCGAATATGTCGTGATCCTGTTCATGACCGTTGCCGGGACGAACTTCACGCTGCTGTTCTTCTTGATGATCGGTCAGGCCCATCGCCTGGTGGCCGATATCGAATGGCGCTATTACATGGGAATCATCGTCGGAGTGACCATCATCGTGATGGCTTTCGGCATGGTGTACGACGACTTTATCGTCGATCCCGAAACGTCGGCGGTTTCTGAGTTCTTCTTTGCCCTGCGGTATGGTTTATTCCAGGTTGTTTCGATCATCACGACAACCGGCTACGGGACGCATGACTTCGATCAGTGGAACAGCTTCGGGCGTGGTGTGTTGTTCCTGCTGATGTTTGTCGGTGGATGTGCAGGCAGTACGGGCGGTGGCGTGAAAGTGATTCGCCACATCCTGTTTCACAAGATTCTGTTCCTGCAGCTGGAAAAGTCGTACCATCCTTCGGTCGTGCGTCCGTTGCGGCTAGGTGGCAAGCCGGTCGACGACCCTGATCTGCAGAACAACATATTGATTTACTTCAGTTTGATCCTGGTGCTGTTTGTGTTTGGCTGGATGGCGGTGGTGACTCTCGAACCCGATTTGACTTGGGGAACGACGGAAGAGCATATCGAACACAAGCTGATCGATAGCGCCACCGCTGTGGCCGCCACGCTCAACAATGTGGGCCCAGGCCTTGGCATCATTGGCGCAACGCAGAACTACGCCAACTTTACCTGGTGGACGAAGTTGCTGTTTACTGCCCTGATGATGATCGGACGACTGGAAATCTTCGCGGTCCTGGTCCTCTTTATGCCCCGATTCTGGCGATCGCGCTAG
- the trkA gene encoding Trk system potassium transporter TrkA, with translation MRIVILGAGTVGTWIADLLCRNNHSVTVVESNSDHVRAINAELDVRAIHGSASESAILFQGGIIGCDLCLAVTGDDEVNIVAASMAKAMGARRAVARVYGRVFRDLSTFDYQRHFRIDRFLSLEHLSAVEFVRAIRSPGSAVLENFARGELEVQEIICDDPAPAIGKPLKEVKLPKGVRVGTIQRQGKTWIAGAGDSIEIGDHITLIGTRDEIDAVKAKFQVKATPIRSVVIAGGGETGLALARMLEGQRYHVTLMEENLQRCEFLARLLEHTTVVHADATRRAILEEERVGTTDVFVACTGEDENNIMACVEAREIGARECMAIVQRPDYANVVEKLGINLTVSPRNVVARQVLGLLNSGPIISKKSLPGGGISIVEFEVMPGVIATEHVIANLKLPPHCLIAAIMSSDYVRVASADDRLTPGDTVVVLVDEAALDAVVKLFEEPS, from the coding sequence ATGCGAATCGTGATTCTAGGTGCCGGGACCGTGGGAACTTGGATTGCGGACCTGCTCTGTCGCAACAACCACAGCGTGACGGTCGTCGAGTCAAACTCCGACCATGTCCGCGCGATCAACGCCGAGCTTGATGTGCGTGCCATTCATGGCTCGGCCTCTGAATCGGCGATATTGTTTCAGGGAGGTATTATTGGTTGCGACTTGTGCCTCGCTGTGACCGGTGACGACGAAGTGAACATTGTCGCCGCGAGTATGGCCAAAGCGATGGGAGCACGTCGAGCGGTGGCCCGCGTGTATGGCCGCGTCTTCCGCGACCTGAGTACGTTCGATTACCAGCGGCACTTTCGTATCGATCGCTTTCTGAGCCTCGAACATCTTTCGGCAGTCGAGTTCGTGCGCGCGATTCGTTCGCCTGGCAGTGCCGTGCTCGAGAACTTTGCACGCGGCGAGCTCGAAGTCCAAGAGATCATTTGCGATGATCCCGCGCCTGCGATCGGCAAACCTCTGAAAGAAGTGAAGCTGCCCAAAGGAGTGCGTGTCGGAACGATCCAGCGGCAAGGGAAGACTTGGATCGCCGGAGCGGGCGACTCCATCGAAATCGGCGACCACATCACGTTGATCGGAACGCGTGATGAAATCGACGCGGTCAAAGCAAAATTCCAGGTCAAAGCGACGCCGATTCGTTCGGTGGTGATTGCCGGTGGCGGTGAAACTGGTTTGGCCCTGGCACGTATGCTGGAAGGTCAGCGGTACCATGTCACGCTGATGGAAGAGAATCTGCAGCGCTGCGAGTTTCTAGCGAGACTTCTGGAGCACACCACGGTGGTGCATGCCGACGCGACGCGCCGCGCGATCCTGGAAGAAGAACGTGTCGGCACGACCGATGTATTTGTGGCTTGCACCGGTGAGGATGAAAACAACATTATGGCCTGCGTCGAGGCTCGGGAAATCGGGGCTCGCGAGTGCATGGCGATCGTTCAGCGGCCCGACTACGCCAACGTGGTCGAAAAGCTGGGTATCAACCTGACGGTTAGCCCGCGAAACGTGGTCGCCCGGCAGGTGCTTGGTTTGCTGAACAGCGGACCGATCATCTCGAAGAAGAGTTTGCCTGGCGGTGGGATTTCGATTGTCGAATTCGAGGTCATGCCAGGCGTGATCGCGACTGAACATGTGATCGCAAACTTGAAACTTCCGCCCCACTGTTTAATTGCGGCGATTATGAGTTCCGATTACGTCCGCGTGGCATCGGCCGACGACCGCTTGACCCCGGGCGACACGGTCGTTGTGCTGGTCGACGAAGCGGCACTCGATGCCGTGGTCAAGTTGTTCGAAGAACCTTCGTAG